In a genomic window of Prochlorococcus marinus subsp. marinus str. CCMP1375:
- a CDS encoding riboflavin synthase, with protein MFTGLVQAVGTIHRAGKKVLVEVPTSFPSIALGDSIAVDGVCLTVAALRNKGFFADVSEETLARTSLGEKATERGFVNLEPALRISDRLGGHFVSGHIDGLGKVVSIKELTSSWDLQIRWQENIFAKYTCDKASIALNGVSLTIAKRKEGNILSIAVIPHTWANTSLQYLLEGEFVNLEADLIAKYTESLLEQRSDMADKSNQLKTKPLEISDNWLKANGYS; from the coding sequence ATGTTTACGGGTCTTGTACAAGCAGTAGGAACTATTCATCGTGCTGGCAAGAAAGTATTGGTAGAGGTTCCTACTTCCTTCCCTTCTATAGCGCTTGGAGATAGTATCGCTGTTGATGGCGTTTGTTTAACAGTTGCTGCATTAAGGAATAAAGGTTTTTTTGCTGATGTAAGTGAAGAGACTTTAGCCAGGACTTCGTTGGGAGAGAAGGCTACGGAAAGAGGCTTTGTCAATTTAGAACCTGCTTTGAGGATTTCTGATCGCTTAGGAGGACATTTTGTTAGCGGTCATATTGATGGTTTAGGGAAAGTTGTTTCTATTAAAGAGTTAACTAGTTCTTGGGATTTGCAAATTCGCTGGCAAGAAAATATTTTTGCAAAATATACCTGTGATAAAGCAAGTATTGCTTTGAATGGTGTAAGTCTTACTATTGCAAAAAGAAAGGAAGGCAACATACTTTCAATAGCAGTAATTCCGCATACTTGGGCAAATACCTCATTGCAATACTTGCTTGAAGGTGAATTTGTTAATCTAGAAGCAGATTTAATAGCTAAATATACTGAAAGCTTGCTTGAACAAAGATCTGATATGGCTGATAAAAGTAATCAATTGAAAACAAAACCTCTTGAAATATCTGATAATTGGCTTAAAGCTAATGGATATTCATAA
- a CDS encoding cytochrome c oxidase subunit 3 translates to MTTISSVDKKAEELTSQTEEHPDLRLFGLVSFLVADGMTFAGFFAAYLTFKAVNPLLPDAIYELELPLPTLNTILLLVSSATFHRAGKALEAKESEKCQRWLLITAGLGIAFLVSQMFEYFTLPFGLTDNLYASTFYALTGFHGLHVTLGAIMILIVWWQARSPGGRITTENKFPLEAAELYWHFVDGIWVILFIILYLL, encoded by the coding sequence ATGACAACTATTTCATCTGTTGACAAAAAAGCTGAAGAATTAACTTCGCAAACAGAAGAACATCCCGATCTCAGATTATTTGGCCTAGTTTCTTTCTTGGTTGCAGACGGAATGACATTTGCCGGCTTTTTTGCAGCATATTTAACTTTCAAAGCAGTCAACCCACTGCTACCTGACGCTATATACGAATTAGAACTACCTCTACCAACACTAAATACCATTTTGCTGCTTGTTAGCAGTGCAACCTTCCATAGAGCTGGGAAGGCTTTGGAGGCGAAAGAATCAGAAAAATGCCAAAGATGGTTACTAATAACCGCTGGCCTTGGAATAGCTTTCCTTGTAAGTCAAATGTTTGAATACTTTACTTTGCCCTTTGGGCTTACCGACAATCTTTACGCAAGTACTTTCTATGCTCTCACTGGTTTTCATGGCCTACATGTAACTCTAGGCGCGATAATGATTTTAATTGTCTGGTGGCAAGCACGTTCTCCAGGGGGGCGAATAACCACAGAAAATAAATTTCCTTTGGAAGCCGCAGAACTCTATTGGCACTTTGTTGATGGGATTTGGGTAATTTTATTCATCATCCTTTATCTACTTTAA
- the ctaD gene encoding cytochrome c oxidase subunit I, producing MSISVPPNTEQSSKGIQPTGWLRYFSFSLDHKVIGLQYLVCGFIFYLIGGALASAIRIELTSPISDFMPRDVYNQVLTLHGTIMIFLWIVPVVNGAFGNYLIPFYVGARDMAFPRLNAVAFWLIPPAGLMLISSYFINGAAQSGWTAYPPLSITTPAAGQIVWILSVLLLGGSSIFGGINFIATILKLRRPGLKLMQLPMYCWAMLGTSILVVLSTPVLAGTLILLSFDIVAHTGFFNPSLGGNVIVYQHLFWFYSHPAVYIMVLPAFGLVSEILPVHSRKPLFGYATMVYSIMGIVVLGLVVWAHHMFTSGTPPWMRLFFTIATSFIAVPTGIKFFNWVATLWGGRISLNSAILFSCGFIVNFVLGGITGVALAQVPFDVHVHDTYFVVAHFHYIVYGGSVFVIFSSIYHWYPKFTGKMLDEKLGKIHFLLTFIGFNLCFAPQHWLGLNGMPRRVAEYDPQFTFVNQISSVGALLMALSTLPFLWNVFHSAFRGESSGDNPWQALTPEWLTSSPPPVENWVGEPPLVTKPYGYGQSQLSKEIPNSFIEDKK from the coding sequence ATGAGTATTTCAGTTCCACCAAACACTGAACAAAGCTCTAAAGGCATTCAGCCAACAGGGTGGTTGCGTTATTTTAGTTTTAGCCTTGATCACAAAGTCATCGGACTCCAATATTTAGTTTGTGGATTCATTTTTTATTTAATTGGTGGAGCACTTGCAAGTGCAATACGCATCGAATTAACCAGCCCTATCTCTGACTTTATGCCTAGAGATGTATATAACCAAGTTCTTACTCTTCATGGCACTATAATGATATTTCTCTGGATTGTTCCAGTAGTAAATGGAGCATTTGGTAACTATCTAATACCTTTCTATGTAGGGGCTAGAGATATGGCTTTCCCTCGCCTAAATGCAGTTGCATTCTGGTTAATACCTCCAGCAGGATTAATGCTCATTAGTAGTTATTTTATAAATGGTGCAGCCCAATCAGGATGGACAGCTTACCCTCCTCTAAGTATTACGACGCCTGCAGCAGGCCAAATTGTATGGATATTAAGTGTTCTTCTTTTAGGAGGAAGCTCTATTTTTGGTGGAATTAACTTCATCGCGACTATTCTCAAGCTTCGACGGCCAGGATTAAAGCTGATGCAATTACCTATGTATTGCTGGGCAATGCTAGGTACAAGCATATTGGTAGTTCTATCAACACCTGTTTTAGCGGGCACTCTTATCCTGCTGAGTTTTGACATTGTTGCTCATACAGGTTTCTTTAATCCGTCTCTTGGCGGCAACGTAATTGTTTATCAACATCTTTTTTGGTTTTATTCACACCCTGCTGTTTACATCATGGTTTTGCCTGCCTTTGGATTAGTAAGTGAAATCCTTCCAGTTCATTCACGTAAACCTCTTTTTGGCTATGCCACAATGGTTTACTCAATCATGGGGATTGTAGTTTTGGGACTTGTGGTGTGGGCTCACCATATGTTTACAAGTGGTACTCCTCCTTGGATGAGACTCTTTTTTACTATTGCCACTTCCTTTATTGCTGTACCGACAGGAATAAAATTCTTTAACTGGGTAGCAACTCTATGGGGAGGGCGTATCTCTCTTAATAGCGCAATACTATTTTCCTGTGGTTTTATTGTTAACTTTGTTTTAGGAGGCATTACTGGAGTAGCTTTGGCTCAAGTGCCTTTTGATGTTCATGTTCATGACACCTACTTTGTAGTTGCTCACTTCCATTACATAGTCTATGGGGGGTCAGTTTTTGTAATATTTTCTTCTATTTACCATTGGTATCCAAAATTCACAGGAAAAATGCTTGACGAGAAACTTGGAAAGATTCATTTCCTTTTAACCTTTATTGGATTTAATCTCTGTTTTGCTCCTCAACACTGGCTAGGACTTAATGGAATGCCAAGACGAGTAGCTGAATACGACCCTCAATTCACTTTTGTCAATCAAATTAGTAGTGTTGGGGCTCTCCTAATGGCTCTAAGTACTCTTCCATTCCTTTGGAATGTTTTCCATAGTGCCTTTCGCGGAGAATCTTCTGGGGATAATCCATGGCAAGCACTCACGCCTGAATGGCTTACCAGTTCCCCCCCTCCCGTTGAGAACTGGGTTGGAGAGCCTCCTCTAGTAACTAAGCCTTATGGCTATGGACAAAGCCAACTGTCCAAAGAAATTCCCAATTCCTTTATTGAGGACAAAAAATAA
- a CDS encoding AbrB family transcriptional regulator: MLVGKELLDKARSLSKCSEDEIARGCGYVGPSGRVLRKSYYRALVQAKGYKLRSNGPGRPGNRSSRGRQAEFKTKVHGNGNLLIGHAYTKKMGLEPGQEFRIDVRRDSGAICLLPLGGKKLEINN; this comes from the coding sequence ATGCTGGTAGGCAAGGAATTACTCGACAAAGCCAGATCCTTAAGCAAATGTTCTGAGGATGAAATCGCAAGAGGCTGTGGTTACGTAGGCCCAAGCGGAAGGGTTTTGCGTAAAAGTTACTACAGAGCATTAGTACAAGCCAAAGGATATAAGCTACGTTCAAATGGTCCTGGAAGACCTGGCAATAGATCCTCACGTGGACGGCAGGCAGAATTTAAAACAAAAGTCCATGGGAATGGCAATCTTCTAATTGGCCATGCATATACAAAAAAGATGGGCTTAGAGCCTGGTCAAGAGTTTCGAATCGATGTAAGGAGAGATTCTGGGGCCATATGTTTACTCCCACTTGGGGGTAAAAAATTAGAAATCAACAATTAA
- a CDS encoding cytochrome c oxidase subunit II, which yields MPLTAIYTILISLALILGGIWAEDNLNLLPVVASSNAPIYDELFRVLFVIGIILFVGMTALVIYSLITFRKRPGQTSDGIAIEDNLPLEIFWTAVPAIVVLFVGLYSYDIYERMGGMQLASNNSHDHSLMMKDERIWGGIGTAQEENPEGALSPVNVEVTAMQFAFLFNYPKGEIISGELHVPAGRPVSMKMDSKDVIHAFWVPEFRLKQDIIPGQPTILNFTPTKIGRYPIICAELCGPYHGGMRSTVVVEEPEEYESWFNKNSKIPEVAL from the coding sequence TTGCCACTAACGGCTATATATACGATATTAATTAGCCTAGCCCTCATTTTGGGGGGTATATGGGCTGAGGACAATCTAAATTTATTGCCAGTTGTCGCTAGCTCAAATGCTCCTATTTATGATGAACTCTTCAGGGTTCTTTTTGTTATTGGAATAATTTTATTTGTTGGGATGACAGCCTTAGTAATTTATAGTCTTATCACATTTAGAAAAAGACCAGGACAAACTAGTGACGGCATAGCAATAGAAGACAATCTGCCTTTAGAGATATTTTGGACAGCTGTACCTGCAATAGTTGTTCTGTTTGTTGGTCTTTATAGCTACGACATATACGAACGAATGGGTGGGATGCAATTAGCCTCTAATAATTCACATGATCACAGCTTAATGATGAAAGACGAAAGAATATGGGGAGGTATTGGCACGGCGCAAGAAGAGAATCCTGAAGGAGCTCTATCCCCCGTTAATGTTGAAGTAACTGCAATGCAATTTGCATTCCTTTTTAATTATCCCAAAGGAGAAATAATCTCTGGAGAACTTCATGTTCCAGCAGGTCGTCCCGTAAGTATGAAAATGGATTCAAAAGATGTCATCCATGCCTTTTGGGTCCCTGAATTCCGACTAAAGCAAGATATAATTCCCGGTCAACCAACAATTTTAAATTTTACACCTACTAAAATCGGTAGATATCCCATAATATGCGCAGAGCTTTGTGGGCCATACCACGGGGGAATGAGATCAACTGTAGTAGTTGAGGAGCCGGAAGAATATGAATCTTGGTTCAACAAAAACTCAAAAATACCTGAGGTAGCGCTATGA